Below is a genomic region from Chthoniobacterales bacterium.
GCGAAATCACGTGGATGTCCGGCGTGCTCCTGCTCCTCATCACGCTCGGCCTCGCCTTCACCGGCCAGGTCATGCGCTTCGACGAAGACGCATATTGGGGCATCGGCATCGGCGCATCGATCACCGGCCGCTCCCCAATCATCGGCGGCGAAGCCGTCCAGATGCTCCTTGGCGGCCCGATCATCAACTCCGAGACCCTCTCGCGTTTCTTCGCGCTCCACGTCTTCGTGCTGCCCGGCGCCATCCTCGCCATCATCGTGCTGCACCTGCGCATGGTGCTCCTCAAGGGCATCAACGAATGGCCCACCCCCGGCGTGCTCGTCAATCGCGAGACTTACGACAAGCACTACGCCACGATCATCCGGAAGGAAGGTATCCCCTTCACCCCGCATGGCATCGGCAAGGACCTCATCGCCGGCGCGGTCGTCATCGGCGGCATCCTCCTCTGCGCGATCATCTTCGGCCCCAAGGGACCGCTCGGCCCGCCCGACCCCACGATGATCGACGCCCATCCGCGTCCCGATTGGGCCTTCATGTGGATCTTCGCCGTCGCGGCGCTCATGCCAGACTGGGCCGAGACCCTCGCCTTCCTCGTCATCCCGCCCATCGCCATCGCGTTCCTCTTCGCCCTGCCGTTCTACAACAACACGGGCGAAAAGCACTGGAGCCGGCGCCCGTTCGCCGTCCTCACGGTGCTCTTCCTCTATCTCTCGCTCGGCCTGCTCACCGTGTGGGGCTTCACCTCGCCGTGGTCGCCGGATATGATCGCCTGGCGCGCCGCTGAGACGCCCGCGCCCTTCGTGAAGGCAAAGACGCCGCTCGAGCTTCAGGGTCTCGTCGTCCTCCAGCAGAAGCAGTGCCGCAACTGCCACGCGATCGACGGTATCGGCGGCAAGCGCGGTCCCGATCTCGCCGATGTGGGCTCGCGCCTTACCGCGCCCCAGCTCGCGCGTCAGGTCATTCAGGGTGGCGGCAACATGCCAGCCTATGGCAAGAACCTCACGCCCTACGAAGTGGATGCCCTCGTCGCCTACATGGTCTCGCTCCATCCGCCCGGCACCACGCCGGCGCTCGACAGCGCGAAACCCGCCGTGTATCCCGAAGAAAATTCCAAGAAGAACG
It encodes:
- a CDS encoding cytochrome b N-terminal domain-containing protein, whose translation is MIANAKKKITDAALGAFGWLDDRFHVTEIFEHTAGHHIPKSTSSWFYVFGSATLLCLIIQLITGTLLAMVYVPSADQAYTTLTYLNYDIPLGWMLRAIHYWGSNFMVAIMLIHMTQVYLFGAYKYPREITWMSGVLLLLITLGLAFTGQVMRFDEDAYWGIGIGASITGRSPIIGGEAVQMLLGGPIINSETLSRFFALHVFVLPGAILAIIVLHLRMVLLKGINEWPTPGVLVNRETYDKHYATIIRKEGIPFTPHGIGKDLIAGAVVIGGILLCAIIFGPKGPLGPPDPTMIDAHPRPDWAFMWIFAVAALMPDWAETLAFLVIPPIAIAFLFALPFYNNTGEKHWSRRPFAVLTVLFLYLSLGLLTVWGFTSPWSPDMIAWRAAETPAPFVKAKTPLELQGLVVLQQKQCRNCHAIDGIGGKRGPDLADVGSRLTAPQLARQVIQGGGNMPAYGKNLTPYEVDALVAYMVSLHPPGTTPALDSAKPAVYPEENSKKNAKPEAAHGEAG